A segment of the Lolium perenne isolate Kyuss_39 chromosome 3, Kyuss_2.0, whole genome shotgun sequence genome:
GGCAAGTTCCAGGTCCAATGTCTTAAGGAGACTAGTTGACTTGAGATGCCTTGTAAACATTTTAAGGTATCGCAATCCAAACGGTAGACGCAAGCTGGAACATTTTGTAGGCTTCATGGAAGAGAAAACAATGTGCCACCAGCATTCATCTGAACCCACAAGTAACAGCTATGTCAGATAGGGATCCAACCAAATTGCGGCAACAAATGTCTTATCAGATCAATCGGTAATCCCAGACTTACGGACAAACTGGGTTACGGAAACCTTATCAATCGAACAAATCCACGGTAGGAACTGAACTGGCAAACTGCCTGTATGACAGCCTGAAGCAAAATCTCAATTCTACAAGTGCATCTGCAACATTATCCCGACATAGagatttttctttttttgagattGGGCAGAGAGAAATTTTCATTTATCGAATTTCAGTAAAATCCAAGTTAAAAAATCCAAATGACCATTCCCCAGTGCAGTGCGTAAAGAGAGAGAAACTCCAAATCCTGTCCCCAGTTCCCTTTCCAATAGCCAGCGACGACatgagccgccgccgccgaccctcGTTGCCGTCGCCGGAACTGGCGCATCCGCTGGGCGACGACGACCTCCTCCAcgacctcctcctccgcctcccccCGCAGCCGCCCTACCTAGTACCTCCTGCGCGCCTCCCTCGTCTCCAAGCGCTGGCGACGACTCGGCACCGACCGTCGCTTCCGGATCCACCACCGGAAGCCTCCCCTTCTCGGCGTCTTCTCATGTAGCAGAGGCTACATTTCGTTCAGATCCACTCTGGACCCGCCCTACCGCATTCCGCCCGAGCGCTTCTCCTGGCCATTCCACCGCTGGTTGGGATGGACGTGCCTCGACTACCGACACGGACGCGTGCTATTCGACGACTGGAGCCAGAGTCGGTTCGTCGTGTGGAACCCCATCATCACTCACGACTTCCACATTGTGTTTGATACGCCGCGATTCCACGGCCCTGGCGAAGTGGTCATCCACCGTGGGGCGGTGCTCTGCGCTGACAGCGACCAAGGCCACGCGCATGGCGCATGCCACTCCAGCCCTTTCAAAGTGGTCGTGCTGGGCATCTACGAGCACTATGACGATGCCAATGGCGAAGAAGAAGCCACGGCATTCGCAAGTGTTTACTCTTCGGAAACCTGCACCTGGTGTGATCTCCTCTGGACAGCGCTTCCGCACAGGGGTATTTGTGTTTCTGAATCCAGCACACTTGTCGGTAACACCCTATATACTGGATGAGTACCAATGACATACTTGAGTTTGACCTGGACACGGAGAAGCTAGCTATGATCAAGAGGCCTCCTTGTGTTGGTTACAGTTCTCGGATCATCCAGGCAGTGGATGGTGGTGTTGGCTTCGCTGCTTTGTCGTGCGCCCCTTACCACCAGCCCAACTTCCAAATCTGGGAGAGGAAAACCGATCCCTATGGTGTTGCCGCATGGGTGTTGTGGAATTCTGTTCAACTGCAGAAGATTCTTGGATTGGGATTTAGGATAGACAGGGAGATTTCATATATAGTGGGCTATGCCGAGAATGTTCGTGCAATTGTTTTGCGGGTGCACTCATCTGTCTATATGGTCTAGCTTGGTTCAATGCAGTCTCAGAAACTTATCGAAGACCATCTGTGTACCGACGTTCGTCCTTTCACAAGTTTTTATACTGAAGGTAACTGCTTGCTCATCTTAACATTGAAGGACTCCCGAATCtagttcttttttttatacatggtTGCTGGAATAACTTTATTGTACTTCTGAAGTGTTCACTATCATCTTGACATTTCCTTATAGCTGTGTTTTCTTTTATGTTATCATTGAACTGTGGTGTCTTATGAAACCACCTTGGTAGTGTACTATTATTCAGCTCCACACAGTTAAGCACACACATTTTCCGCACGAGCCACAGACAAGGTGGAAATTCGCAACAAACAAACTGCAAAGTAGAGTTGCACTGGAGACCATGATAAATGAGCAATTTAGTCGACACATTTAGGGGATTAATACAGTTCTATTCGTCAGTTGGTACTTGTCTCTGAGACAATTTTTAGCACTGCTGATCTCGCAATTAATCGTAAACATATAATACCTATCGTTCCTTAAAATTAGTAGTACTATTCTGTTTTTTTATATATTGTTCAAGAGTTGTCTTACAAGAAACGACAGCTTATAGGAGATGGAGTAACATTTCTGCAATTTGGCCATTCTTATGGTGTTTCTGTTGTTAGCTGGGTGCTGCTTTTTTATTTCTTCAATTATCTCTGATGTTCTGATTGTGTTATTCTCTACAATGTAGAGTCTACATGTATTCACTACTGTAGGGCTATATCGAACTATGTAAGGGTTAAACTAGTAGAGTAATATAGTATGATACCGTTCCTTTATGTACTAGCTGATGACACATCACAGAACAAAGATTTACATATAAATACAGACCAGCAATATTGAATTTCGTATTAACATGAATTTCGTGGTTGCCGAGGCCTATGGATATAAAACCATGATGCCTACAGATACAAGAAAAGTTCGTTGTTGTTCTCTTCCTGATCCTGTACGTGTACATTATCCTATGGTACTGATATTATAGCATGACTGCATGAGCTGCCTCAAAGTTTGAAGTAGACAACAGACACTCTGAAAAGCTATGTTAAAGGATCTGGTGTTTCAAACTGGCAACTTGATTGGCACATTGAAGCTTAAAACTAGCTAGTACATGttttgatctgttgttccattaatcattttttttatttcaggTTATTAATGTGTTCATATTGATCTCCCTCTTGGCGCTTTTTTATCACTCTCTGATTTTATTTTACCTAGTAGTGTTGAAATGATCTGGCGAAAAGTTCCCTTGTTGTGAAATTAATACCTTTGAATGAACGGATGTACGGATTTGTGCACAGGTATCTGTTGCAGTTCGAAGCAGAAGTAGCTAAGCATTGGATGATGTCCCTGGAATGCGACTCAGTGTCGATTACGACCATGGCTAGCCGTTCGAAGTAGCTAATCAATGGGGATGATGTCCCTGGGATGCACTCTTGTGTAAATTACAACTATGACTACATCTATTGACTATTGTCTTGCAGAAAGCATCTACTTCCATATAGCTAATACTAGTATGTAATTGTCAACTGAACTCTAAGATTAGTTTGCCAGTGTTGACCTTCTTAATCGATCAAAATCTACCTCCAGTTTGAATTATTGCTGACGTCAAATTTTGGTTGCCCTCTAACATATTTTACCGAGTGTGTTGCCAATGCTGTGCCATGCCGGGTTGCATGCGTCCGTGTTCCACACCACACCTATTTTCAAATGCCAAACAATATAGGTAGATTGAAGAATTTTGTGCTGTACAATTTTCcggcagaagaagatgaagaacacATGCACATGAGATGGAACGGAGATTTGTATCTGTATGCTATATTCACAACATTTTCGACAAAAAGAAGACACCCTTTTTGATTTACACCCAAAATTTGCATTCCCCATTACACTGACAGGCTCAGCAGCGTCTGTCGACCGTTATCTATCTGGCAGCCGAGAGCTGCTGCGCCGACACGCATGATTGCTGCGACAAGCTGATGCTGGCGCCGTCGCCGGTCGTGAGGTGGGAGGCCTTCCACTTGCCGCCGCCGATGCCTCGGCCGTACATCCTGAGGTAGGCCAGCTGCTCTGGTCTGGGCTCGCGCACCTCCATGCTGCCGTCGAGCATGGCGGCCACAGCCGTCATTGGCGGACGCAGCGACGCGTCCTCGTGGAGGCAGCAGAGCGCCACCCGCACCACCCTCGCCACCTCCGCCGCGTTCGCTCTCCCCTCCAGCCTCGGGTCCACCAGCTCCCCGTACCGCCGACCCCCTTCCTCGTGCACCTCAAGGGCCACTGCCGGGAAGTAGCTGCCGCCGCGGCCGTCCGACGAGGTGCTGCCAGAGACGGAGGCGACGCTGCCGGTGGCGGTGTCCTCCTCGTCTTGGTGCACCAGCTTTGAGTTCTTGGTACCGCGCAGGATCTCGAGCAGCACCATGCCGAAGCTGTAGACGTCGGCCTTGTCAGAGACGGGCGCGTCGGTGAGCCACTCCGGCGCCAGGTAGCCCCTGGTGCCCCGCATCGTCGTGAACAGCCCCGACTGCTCCGGGCTCAGCAGCTTCGCCAGCCCGAAGTCGGCGATCTTCACGCCGCCGCGGTCGTCCAGCAGTATGTTCTCCGGCTTCACGTCGCAGTGCAGGATCTTCCGATCGCAGCCGGCGTGCAGGTACGCCAGCCCACGAGCCGCGCCCACGCACACCCCCACCCGCTCCGGCCATTCCAACAGCGTCTTCTTCTTGCTGGCAGACGCGCCGGCGTCGCCACCGCCGAAGCGGGAAAGGAAGAGGGACTGGTCCAGAGAGCCGCGGGACATGTACTCGTACACGAGCATCAGCTGCCGGGACTGGTCGGCGCAGAAGCCCCGCAGCTTCACCAGGTTCACGTGGTGGACGTTGCCGATCACGGCGATCTCCGTCAGGAACTCGCGGCGCCCCTGCGTGCCCAGGTTGTTCATCCGCTTCACGGCCACCGTTGTCCGGTCGGGGAGCTCGCCGCGGTACACGGACCCGAACCCGCCGGAGCCGATCTGCGACCTGAACCCGCTGGTCGCCGTTTCCAAGTCGGCGAACGTGAAGCGGGCAGGCAGCCCGGGGATGAGCaccgcgtcgtcgtcgtcgtcgtcatgatGGTCCTCGTTGTCGTCCCCATTCTCCGACGGGACGTTGGACGACGCCCTAGACGACGACAACGACATCATCTGAATCATGAACCAGCTGCGGCCATGCCCGCTGTGCTTCGTCTTCCTCTTATTCTTTTTGCCACCGCCGTCAGGGCGGTTCTTGAGCCACCGCGCGGCCAGCACGTAGAGCAGGAAGGTGATTACCACCGCCGCTATGGTGGGTAGCACGATGCCGAACGCGATCGTTATGGGGCTCAGCGTGGACGAGCCACTGCCGTGGCTGCGCGACGGCAGCGGGAGCGTCTTGACGAAGCCAGCCTCGTCGGTGTTTGCGCTGGCGCGGAAGACGGAGCCGATCTGATCGTGCAGGAGGTAGCACGATTTGGAGGAGTTCTTGTAGAGGAAGCCGAGGCAGGAGCAGTTGGCGGAGCACAGGTCGCGGCACGCCGGGAGCGCGTCGCCGGCTGTCGCGGCAACCGCGAAATTGCTGCCGGAGTAGCCGATCCCGTGACCAAAACTCATG
Coding sequences within it:
- the LOC127344289 gene encoding G-type lectin S-receptor-like serine/threonine-protein kinase At5g35370, coding for MASPLLLLCTSLLLVLGHGGSNWKAAARTVPVEYLYPPYDLTYFEATDTNGVFLRSPNATFSAAVYSADDTDSSDAHQSRFVFSVLHDASRIPVWTAPSVSTTVLSLTASGLAISDPADQSGPPSWSTPADLAAPVAALRLLDTGQLALLDATNATLWSSFDAPTDTLLQGQTLPVGVPLTATVSDSNLSPGAYRLILTTNDALLQWQTSESHDSFVTYWALSSDAASVKQSNKAVHSMKVNASGIYLLADNAIDTVFTLLFTGPSTSNKFLKVDPSGRLRALSMAYSPTAGRATLPAVWNAPASDCDLPLQCGSLGLCTLGNNTSSCTCPDDFSTRNSGGCSPADGSTLPVPAQNCNASSSSAATEAAYAYMSFGHGIGYSGSNFAVAATAGDALPACRDLCSANCSCLGFLYKNSSKSCYLLHDQIGSVFRASANTDEAGFVKTLPLPSRSHGSGSSTLSPITIAFGIVLPTIAAVVITFLLYVLAARWLKNRPDGGGKKNKRKTKHSGHGRSWFMIQMMSLSSSRASSNVPSENGDDNEDHHDDDDDDAVLIPGLPARFTFADLETATSGFRSQIGSGGFGSVYRGELPDRTTVAVKRMNNLGTQGRREFLTEIAVIGNVHHVNLVKLRGFCADQSRQLMLVYEYMSRGSLDQSLFLSRFGGGDAGASASKKKTLLEWPERVGVCVGAARGLAYLHAGCDRKILHCDVKPENILLDDRGGVKIADFGLAKLLSPEQSGLFTTMRGTRGYLAPEWLTDAPVSDKADVYSFGMVLLEILRGTKNSKLVHQDEEDTATGSVASVSGSTSSDGRGGSYFPAVALEVHEEGGRRYGELVDPRLEGRANAAEVARVVRVALCCLHEDASLRPPMTAVAAMLDGSMEVREPRPEQLAYLRMYGRGIGGGKWKASHLTTGDGASISLSQQSCVSAQQLSAAR